A genomic region of Papaver somniferum cultivar HN1 chromosome 7, ASM357369v1, whole genome shotgun sequence contains the following coding sequences:
- the LOC113296550 gene encoding cytochrome P450 81D11-like, giving the protein MMQTLSLILSLAMFATSILIFIIRKWEKKNLPPSPPSNPILGHLHLLKLPLYRTLATISKKYGPIMYLRFGTKPVIVVSSPSMVEECLSKNDVIFANRPRLLIGKHLGYEYTQLIWAPYGPHWRNLRRISALEIFSSSRLKMLYSIRADEVRSMILRLSSASFDQVMNMNSVFTELTVNIMMRMTAGKRYYGNVDQEEESELSQEAKRFREILNEALTLSTAASLGDYFVTLKWIGFYNKVEKQMVRLKERGDEFMQELIEQRRRLLAKTTDDADKIMNREGMTMIDVLLSLQRKDPDCYSDHMIRGLIGVLISAGTDTTAGTMEWALSLLLNNPQVLNKAKAEIDIHVGRQRLVDETDLNNLPYLHAIILETLRMYPAGPLLTPHESSDDCTVGGYNIPGGTMLFVNVWAIQNDPTTWEEPNKFKPERFLFTEGIREGYKLMPFGAGRRACPGDALAMRVIGSALGSLIQSLEWERIHADELVDMTEGTGLTLNKAHPLEAKCKPRPDMLHIISQS; this is encoded by the exons ATGATGCAAACTCTGTCCTTGATCCTTTCCTTGGCCATGTTTGCAACATCTATTCTAATATTCATCATCCGGAAGTGGGAGAAAAAGAATCTCCCACCAAGTCCTCCTTCAAACCCAATTCTGGGCCATCTGCATCTCTTGAAGTTACCGCTCTATCGAACCCTTGCCACCATCTCGAAAAAATATGGTCCGATTATGTACCTTCGTTTTGGAACTAAACCCGTTATAGTCGTGTCATCACCATCTATGGTCGAGGAATGCTTGAGCAAAAACGATGTAATCTTTGCGAACCGTCCACGTCTTTTGATAGGTAAGCACTTGGGTTATGAATATACTCAACTAATTTGGGCTCCATATGGTCCTCATTGGCGTAACCTAAGACGAATATCTGCACTTGAAATTTTCTCATCTAGCCGACTCAAAATGTTATACAGCATTCGGGCGGATGAAGTTCGGTCAATGATTTTACGGCTCAGTAGCGCCAGCTTTGATCAGGTAATGAATATGAATTCTGTGTTTACTGAGTTAACAGTTAATATCATGATGAGAATGACTGCTGGGAAGAGGTATTATGGTAATGTAGATCAGGAAGAGGAGTCAGAATTGAGTCAAGAGGCGAAACGATTTAGAGAGATATTAAATGAGGCGTTGACTTTGAGTACAGCTGCCAGTTTGGGAGATTACTTTGTTACTTTGAAATGGATTGGGTTTTACAACAAAGTGGAGAAGCAGATGGTGCGATTGAAGGAAAGAGGAGACGAGTTCATGCAGGAATTAATTGAGCAACGCAGACGATTATTAGCAAAGACTACTGATGATGCtgataaaataatgaatagaGAGGGAATGACTATGATCGATGTTTTGTTGTCGCTTCAACGCAAAGATCCAGATTGCTATTCTGATCATATGATTCGAGGTCTTATTGGG GTATTGATCTCTGCAGGAACGGACACCACAGCAGGAACTATGGAATGGGCTCTATCCCTATTACTTAACAATCCACAAGTTCTCAACAAGGCCAAAGCAGAAATCGACATTCACGTAGGGCGGCAACGTCTAGTCGATGAAACCGACCTCAACAATCTCCCATATTTACATGCCATCATCCTCGAAACGCTGCGAATGTATCCAGCTGGTCCCCTATTAACACCTCACGAGTCGTCAGATGATTGCACCGTCGGAGGTTACAACATTCCTGGTGGTACAATGCTCTTTGTGAACGTATGGGCCATACAAAATGATCCAACAACATGGGAGGAACCAAACAAGTTCAAACCAGAAAGGTTTTTATTTACCGAAGGAATAAGAGAAGGGTATAAGTTGATGCCATTTGGAGCAGGAAGGAGGGCTTGTCCTGGTGATGCCTTGGCTATGCGTGTCATTGGGTCAGCTTTAGGATCTCTAATTCAAAGCTTAGAGTGGGAACGGATTCATGCAGATGAATTGGTGGACATGACCGAGGGTACTGGACTGACCTTGAACAAGGCACATCCTCTGGAAGCTAAATGTAAGCCTCGCCCGGATATGTTGCATATCATTTCTCAATCTTAA